In Vespa velutina chromosome 1, iVesVel2.1, whole genome shotgun sequence, the following proteins share a genomic window:
- the LOC124955175 gene encoding symplekin isoform X2: MIVEWLNEASTCLAIDVKVSNLCKVQEILFNKEPQLLPLYLDETIQFSLDRIAEVRKTVTGFIEEAGVKQPETIPRIVPVLLRLVSDKAPLVAKRALRASGRILRAALKWISYAAVITPEMEMAWTQLSSLKVQIINMIDSDNDGIRTQAVKFLEGVVLIQTYPDADAPKKPDDFSLEDIPLTLKIARRRKLEEEANHVMDLLIKFHGSPHVSSVNLMTCMGSLALIAKIRPQFMSSVIQALQKLQHDLPPTLSDSQVTSVQKQLKLTLLGLMKHPSGIEFASTIAKLLAQLGAKEQEIIKAYPKPEDVRRIKKRQQEAVAIAAKRAKFDTPLILEETEAVVSPVPVPKLPELIELSESFIAERLSVEIATELVMDSMAWVPDTMTTIFQREYQPTSTTDINVQCQTIAKLLAAQIKQAKAKKSKKDAKDEDAVMEDLIKNPTISVAEAKRERKREKDREKEKEAKASLEAHEKSLAKARNRLKSLKLSEVTKPLTKEGKETMLLMAVNRILIAEKVAVLGGVSAVRSKILTTLAATFNPYIKEAVLHYITDDMRNRLDLALGWLYEEYALLQGFQRRTTLSTKPQEAPHQAYNFLLCTLVSAIDLIQGKDRDTLLYRLYLEAPLITEDAVEALKMVSSDETRGLAPLQLLKEMVIRRPTKQLVFLNVLLCHTGHENNAIREAAIQLVCQLYGRPELSKLIEEYAVLYLGFLRLQTPPEIVFGQDRGRPQIENQWTESTTRACLGLYLALLSEHQDLIHELARVYTSMGADVKRMVLRLVEGPVRSLGMGSPQLLALVENCPKGAETLVTRIIHILTEKSIPSAELVARVRELYQTRVSDVRFLIPVLNGLTKKEVIAALPKLIKLNPIVVKEVFNRLLGTHNNDSGVPHTSPITPAELLIALHNIDPSKAELKTIIKATSLCFAENQVYTQETVAVVIQHLMEMTPLPTLLMRTVIQSLALYPRLSGFVMNILQRLILKQVWKQPKVWEGFVKCCERTKPQSFAVILQLPPAQLAEALKMAPNLRAPLLAHVEAFAENQKAHIPQSIMDVIQGKSLCDMHDEFDIAPPGDYPSEQKTDTTETDLSEPAPPGLD, encoded by the exons atg ATTGTTGAATGGTTAAATGAAGCTTCTACGTGCCTTGCTATAGATGTAAAAGTTTCTAATTTATGTAAAGtccaagaaattttatttaacaaggAACCACAATTACTTCCATTGTATTTGGATGAAACCatacaattttctttagatAGAATTGCTGAGGTTAGAAAGACAGTTACAGGGTTTATTGAGGAAGCAGG ggTAAAACAACCAGAAACAATACCACGAATAGTTCCAGTATTATTAAGACTTGTCTCTGATAAAGCACCTTTAGTAGCTAAAAGAGCTCTTCGAGCTAGTGGGAGAATTCTCAGAGCAGCTTTAAAATGGATTTCTTATGCAGCCGTAATAACACCAGAAATGGAAATGGCATGGACTCAACTTAGTTCTCTAAAAgttcaaattattaatatgatagaTAGTGATAATGATGG TATTAGGACACAAGCAGTAAAATTTTTGGAGGGAGTTGTTTTGATTCAAACTTATCCAGATGCAGATGCTCCAAAAAAACCAGATGATTTCTCTCTTGAAGATATTccattaacattaaaaatagcTCGTAGACGgaaattagaagaagaagcgaaTCATGTAATGGATTtacttattaaatttcatgGATCTCCACATGTCAGTAGTGTCAATTTAATGACATGTATGGGTTCTTTGGCCTTAATTGCTAAAATTAGACCACAATTTATGTCTAGTGTAATTCAAG CTTTACAGAAATTACAACATGATTTACCTCCTACCTTGTCTGATTCTCAAGTCACAAGTGTACAGAAGCAATTAAAACTTACTCTGCTTGGATTAATGAAACATCCATCTGGTATAGAATTTGCTTCAACTATTGCTAAGTTATTAGCTCAGCTTGGTGCCAAAGAACAGGAAATTATCAAAGCTTATCCTAAGCCAGAAGATGTCAGACGCATTAAAAAACGTCAAcaa GAAGCAGTTGCAATTGCTGCTAAGCGTGCAAAATTTGATACTCCTTTAATACTTGAAGAAACTGAAGCAGTAGTAAGTCCAGTTCCAGTACCAAAATTACCTGAATTAATTGAACTCTCTGAAAGTTTTATAGCAGAAAGATTAAGTGTAGAAATAGCCACAGAATTAGTAATGGATAGTATg gcATGGGTTCCAGATACTATGACAACtatttttcaaagagaatATCAACCAACTTCAACAACAGATATAAATGTACAATGTCAAACGATTGCAAAACTTTTAGCTGCACAAATTAAACAAGCAAAggcaaagaaaagtaaaaaagatgcCAAAGATGAGGATGCTGTAATGgaagatttgataaaaaatccAACCATTAGCGTAGCCGAAGCAAAACGAGAACGAAAAcgtgaaaaagatagagaaaaggaaaaagaggcaAAAGCATCATTAGAAGCACATGAAAAATCGCTTGCCAAAGCAAGGAATCGTTtgaaatctttaaaattatcAGAAGTTACAAAACCACTTactaaagaaggaaaggaaacgatGCTATTAATGGCAGTTAACAGAATTCTGATTGCAGAAAAAGTTGCAGTTCTTGGTGGTGTTTCTGCTGTaag GTCAAAAATCTTAACAACTTTAGCAGCAACTTTTAATCCATATATTAAAGAAGCAGTACTACATTATATTACAGATGATATGAGAAATCGTCTAGATTTAGCTTTAGGCTGGTTGTATGAAGAATATGCCTTATTACAAGGTTTTCAAAGGCGAACAACATTAAGTACAAAACCACAAGAAGCACCACATCAAGCCTACAATTTCTTGTTATGTACTTTAGTTTCTGCAATAGACTTAATTCAAGGAAAAGATCGCGACACTTTATTATATAG ATTGTATTTAGAAGCTCCTTTAATTACGGAAGATGCAGTGGAGGCTTTGAAGATGGTTTCTTCAGACGAAACAAGAGGTCTTGCACCATTGCAACTATTAAAAGAAATGGTTATCAGAAGACCTACAAAGCAATTAGTTTTTTTGAATGTTCTGTTATGTCATACAGGACACGAAAATAACGCG ATAAGAGAGGCAGCAATACAATTGGTTTGTCAATTATATGGCCGACCCGAATTAAGCAAACTTATAGAAGAATATGCAGTTCTTTATTTAGGCTTTTTACGTTTGCAAACTCCTCCTGAAATAGTTTTTGGTCAAGATAGAGGAAGACCTCAAATAGAAAACCAATGGACAGAATCCACTACTAGAGCTTGCCTAGGATTATATCTTGCTTTATTAAGTGAACATCAAGATCTTATTCATGA gTTAGCAAGAGTTTATACATCAATGGGAGCTGATGTAAAACGCATGGTTCTCAGATTAGTTGAAGGACCTGTAAGGTCGTTAGGAATGGGTAGTCCACAATTACTTGCACTTGTTGAAAATTGTCCAAAAGGTGCAGAAACTTTGGTCACTAGAATTATACATATCCTTACAGAAAAAT CTATTCCAAGTGCGGAATTAGTAGCAAGAGTACGAGAATTATATCAGACAAGAGTATCAGATGTAAGATTTCTAATACCCGTTTTAAATGGTTTGACCAAAAAAGAAGTTATTGCTGCTCTTCCcaagttaataaaattgaatccTATTGTTGTTAAAGaa GTATTTAATAGACTTCTAGGTACACACAACAATGATAGTGGTGTACCACATACATCTCCAATTACGCCTGCAGAATTATTGATAGCTTTACACAATATTGATCCTAGCAAAGCAGAATTGAAAACTATTATAAaag CAACTTCTTTATGCTTTGCGGAAAATCAAGTTTACACACAAGAAACTGTTGCCGTCGTAATACAACATCTAATGGAAATGACGCCCTTACCAACGCTATTAATGCGTACTGTTATACAGAGTTTAGCTCTTTATCCTAGACTTAGTGGATTTGTTATGAATATTCTTCAGCGTTTGATACTTAAACAAGTATGGAAACAACCCAAAGTTTGGGAAGGTTTCGTTAAATGCTGTGAACGTACAAAGCCACAAAGTTTTGCTGTTATTTTACAGTTACCTCCAGCACAATTAGCTGAAGCATTAAAAATGGCTCCAAATTTAAGAGCACCTTTGCTAGCTCATGTTGAAGCATTTGCTGAAAATCAG AAGGCACACATTCCACAATCCATAATGGACGTTATACAAGGCAAATCACTATGTGATATGCATGATGAATttgatatt gCACCTCCTGGTGATTATCCATCCGAACAAAAAACAGATACAACAGAAACAGATTTATCAGAACCAGCTCCCCCTGGTTTAGACTag
- the LOC124955175 gene encoding symplekin isoform X1, translating into MDPRIHRRLESEKGPGDLIVEWLNEASTCLAIDVKVSNLCKVQEILFNKEPQLLPLYLDETIQFSLDRIAEVRKTVTGFIEEAGVKQPETIPRIVPVLLRLVSDKAPLVAKRALRASGRILRAALKWISYAAVITPEMEMAWTQLSSLKVQIINMIDSDNDGIRTQAVKFLEGVVLIQTYPDADAPKKPDDFSLEDIPLTLKIARRRKLEEEANHVMDLLIKFHGSPHVSSVNLMTCMGSLALIAKIRPQFMSSVIQALQKLQHDLPPTLSDSQVTSVQKQLKLTLLGLMKHPSGIEFASTIAKLLAQLGAKEQEIIKAYPKPEDVRRIKKRQQEAVAIAAKRAKFDTPLILEETEAVVSPVPVPKLPELIELSESFIAERLSVEIATELVMDSMAWVPDTMTTIFQREYQPTSTTDINVQCQTIAKLLAAQIKQAKAKKSKKDAKDEDAVMEDLIKNPTISVAEAKRERKREKDREKEKEAKASLEAHEKSLAKARNRLKSLKLSEVTKPLTKEGKETMLLMAVNRILIAEKVAVLGGVSAVRSKILTTLAATFNPYIKEAVLHYITDDMRNRLDLALGWLYEEYALLQGFQRRTTLSTKPQEAPHQAYNFLLCTLVSAIDLIQGKDRDTLLYRLYLEAPLITEDAVEALKMVSSDETRGLAPLQLLKEMVIRRPTKQLVFLNVLLCHTGHENNAIREAAIQLVCQLYGRPELSKLIEEYAVLYLGFLRLQTPPEIVFGQDRGRPQIENQWTESTTRACLGLYLALLSEHQDLIHELARVYTSMGADVKRMVLRLVEGPVRSLGMGSPQLLALVENCPKGAETLVTRIIHILTEKSIPSAELVARVRELYQTRVSDVRFLIPVLNGLTKKEVIAALPKLIKLNPIVVKEVFNRLLGTHNNDSGVPHTSPITPAELLIALHNIDPSKAELKTIIKATSLCFAENQVYTQETVAVVIQHLMEMTPLPTLLMRTVIQSLALYPRLSGFVMNILQRLILKQVWKQPKVWEGFVKCCERTKPQSFAVILQLPPAQLAEALKMAPNLRAPLLAHVEAFAENQKAHIPQSIMDVIQGKSLCDMHDEFDIAPPGDYPSEQKTDTTETDLSEPAPPGLD; encoded by the exons aTGGATCCACGAATACATAGGAGATTAGAGTCAGAAAAAGGGCCAGGCGATTTG ATTGTTGAATGGTTAAATGAAGCTTCTACGTGCCTTGCTATAGATGTAAAAGTTTCTAATTTATGTAAAGtccaagaaattttatttaacaaggAACCACAATTACTTCCATTGTATTTGGATGAAACCatacaattttctttagatAGAATTGCTGAGGTTAGAAAGACAGTTACAGGGTTTATTGAGGAAGCAGG ggTAAAACAACCAGAAACAATACCACGAATAGTTCCAGTATTATTAAGACTTGTCTCTGATAAAGCACCTTTAGTAGCTAAAAGAGCTCTTCGAGCTAGTGGGAGAATTCTCAGAGCAGCTTTAAAATGGATTTCTTATGCAGCCGTAATAACACCAGAAATGGAAATGGCATGGACTCAACTTAGTTCTCTAAAAgttcaaattattaatatgatagaTAGTGATAATGATGG TATTAGGACACAAGCAGTAAAATTTTTGGAGGGAGTTGTTTTGATTCAAACTTATCCAGATGCAGATGCTCCAAAAAAACCAGATGATTTCTCTCTTGAAGATATTccattaacattaaaaatagcTCGTAGACGgaaattagaagaagaagcgaaTCATGTAATGGATTtacttattaaatttcatgGATCTCCACATGTCAGTAGTGTCAATTTAATGACATGTATGGGTTCTTTGGCCTTAATTGCTAAAATTAGACCACAATTTATGTCTAGTGTAATTCAAG CTTTACAGAAATTACAACATGATTTACCTCCTACCTTGTCTGATTCTCAAGTCACAAGTGTACAGAAGCAATTAAAACTTACTCTGCTTGGATTAATGAAACATCCATCTGGTATAGAATTTGCTTCAACTATTGCTAAGTTATTAGCTCAGCTTGGTGCCAAAGAACAGGAAATTATCAAAGCTTATCCTAAGCCAGAAGATGTCAGACGCATTAAAAAACGTCAAcaa GAAGCAGTTGCAATTGCTGCTAAGCGTGCAAAATTTGATACTCCTTTAATACTTGAAGAAACTGAAGCAGTAGTAAGTCCAGTTCCAGTACCAAAATTACCTGAATTAATTGAACTCTCTGAAAGTTTTATAGCAGAAAGATTAAGTGTAGAAATAGCCACAGAATTAGTAATGGATAGTATg gcATGGGTTCCAGATACTATGACAACtatttttcaaagagaatATCAACCAACTTCAACAACAGATATAAATGTACAATGTCAAACGATTGCAAAACTTTTAGCTGCACAAATTAAACAAGCAAAggcaaagaaaagtaaaaaagatgcCAAAGATGAGGATGCTGTAATGgaagatttgataaaaaatccAACCATTAGCGTAGCCGAAGCAAAACGAGAACGAAAAcgtgaaaaagatagagaaaaggaaaaagaggcaAAAGCATCATTAGAAGCACATGAAAAATCGCTTGCCAAAGCAAGGAATCGTTtgaaatctttaaaattatcAGAAGTTACAAAACCACTTactaaagaaggaaaggaaacgatGCTATTAATGGCAGTTAACAGAATTCTGATTGCAGAAAAAGTTGCAGTTCTTGGTGGTGTTTCTGCTGTaag GTCAAAAATCTTAACAACTTTAGCAGCAACTTTTAATCCATATATTAAAGAAGCAGTACTACATTATATTACAGATGATATGAGAAATCGTCTAGATTTAGCTTTAGGCTGGTTGTATGAAGAATATGCCTTATTACAAGGTTTTCAAAGGCGAACAACATTAAGTACAAAACCACAAGAAGCACCACATCAAGCCTACAATTTCTTGTTATGTACTTTAGTTTCTGCAATAGACTTAATTCAAGGAAAAGATCGCGACACTTTATTATATAG ATTGTATTTAGAAGCTCCTTTAATTACGGAAGATGCAGTGGAGGCTTTGAAGATGGTTTCTTCAGACGAAACAAGAGGTCTTGCACCATTGCAACTATTAAAAGAAATGGTTATCAGAAGACCTACAAAGCAATTAGTTTTTTTGAATGTTCTGTTATGTCATACAGGACACGAAAATAACGCG ATAAGAGAGGCAGCAATACAATTGGTTTGTCAATTATATGGCCGACCCGAATTAAGCAAACTTATAGAAGAATATGCAGTTCTTTATTTAGGCTTTTTACGTTTGCAAACTCCTCCTGAAATAGTTTTTGGTCAAGATAGAGGAAGACCTCAAATAGAAAACCAATGGACAGAATCCACTACTAGAGCTTGCCTAGGATTATATCTTGCTTTATTAAGTGAACATCAAGATCTTATTCATGA gTTAGCAAGAGTTTATACATCAATGGGAGCTGATGTAAAACGCATGGTTCTCAGATTAGTTGAAGGACCTGTAAGGTCGTTAGGAATGGGTAGTCCACAATTACTTGCACTTGTTGAAAATTGTCCAAAAGGTGCAGAAACTTTGGTCACTAGAATTATACATATCCTTACAGAAAAAT CTATTCCAAGTGCGGAATTAGTAGCAAGAGTACGAGAATTATATCAGACAAGAGTATCAGATGTAAGATTTCTAATACCCGTTTTAAATGGTTTGACCAAAAAAGAAGTTATTGCTGCTCTTCCcaagttaataaaattgaatccTATTGTTGTTAAAGaa GTATTTAATAGACTTCTAGGTACACACAACAATGATAGTGGTGTACCACATACATCTCCAATTACGCCTGCAGAATTATTGATAGCTTTACACAATATTGATCCTAGCAAAGCAGAATTGAAAACTATTATAAaag CAACTTCTTTATGCTTTGCGGAAAATCAAGTTTACACACAAGAAACTGTTGCCGTCGTAATACAACATCTAATGGAAATGACGCCCTTACCAACGCTATTAATGCGTACTGTTATACAGAGTTTAGCTCTTTATCCTAGACTTAGTGGATTTGTTATGAATATTCTTCAGCGTTTGATACTTAAACAAGTATGGAAACAACCCAAAGTTTGGGAAGGTTTCGTTAAATGCTGTGAACGTACAAAGCCACAAAGTTTTGCTGTTATTTTACAGTTACCTCCAGCACAATTAGCTGAAGCATTAAAAATGGCTCCAAATTTAAGAGCACCTTTGCTAGCTCATGTTGAAGCATTTGCTGAAAATCAG AAGGCACACATTCCACAATCCATAATGGACGTTATACAAGGCAAATCACTATGTGATATGCATGATGAATttgatatt gCACCTCCTGGTGATTATCCATCCGAACAAAAAACAGATACAACAGAAACAGATTTATCAGAACCAGCTCCCCCTGGTTTAGACTag
- the LOC124946405 gene encoding calcium load-activated calcium channel isoform X2, translating to MWADTILIVFISVCTALLGLTWLMVYRTEKYQKLKAEVEKQSKKLEKRKEAHGDSLDKQQKKKIEREEERLKNNNRDLSLVKMKSMFAIGFAFTALLSMFNSIFDGRVVAKLPFVPISWIQGLSHRNLPGDDYTECSFIFLYILCTMSIRQNIQKMLGFAPSRTASKQSGSIFGPPPQQFK from the exons atgtgGGCAGAtactattttaattgttttcattAGTGTATGTACAGCATTATTAG GATTAACATGGTTGATGGTGTATAGAACTGAAAAATATCAGAAATTAAAAGCAGAAGTAGAAAAACAGagtaaaaaat tggaaaaaagaaaagaagctcATGGCGATTCATTAgataaacaacaaaaaaagaaaatagaacgtGAAGAAGAAAggctaaaaaataataatagagattTATCActtgtaaaaatgaaatctaTGTTTGCAATTGGATTTGCATTTACTGCCCTTTTGAGTATGTTTAATAGTATATTTGATGGCAGAGTAGTAGCAAAATTGCCATTTGTACCAATAAGTTGGATACAAGGTTTATCACATAGGAATCTACCAGGCGATGATTATACAGAgtgttcttttatatttctgtatATACTTTGTACCATGAGCATTAgacaa aatATTCAAAAAATGCTCGGCTTTGCTCCTTCAAGAACAGCTAGCAAACAAAGTGGTAGTATCTTCGGACCGCCACCTcaacaatttaaataa
- the LOC124946405 gene encoding calcium load-activated calcium channel isoform X1, whose protein sequence is MWADTILIVFISVCTALLGEGLTWLMVYRTEKYQKLKAEVEKQSKKLEKRKEAHGDSLDKQQKKKIEREEERLKNNNRDLSLVKMKSMFAIGFAFTALLSMFNSIFDGRVVAKLPFVPISWIQGLSHRNLPGDDYTECSFIFLYILCTMSIRQNIQKMLGFAPSRTASKQSGSIFGPPPQQFK, encoded by the exons atgtgGGCAGAtactattttaattgttttcattAGTGTATGTACAGCATTATTAGGTGAAG GATTAACATGGTTGATGGTGTATAGAACTGAAAAATATCAGAAATTAAAAGCAGAAGTAGAAAAACAGagtaaaaaat tggaaaaaagaaaagaagctcATGGCGATTCATTAgataaacaacaaaaaaagaaaatagaacgtGAAGAAGAAAggctaaaaaataataatagagattTATCActtgtaaaaatgaaatctaTGTTTGCAATTGGATTTGCATTTACTGCCCTTTTGAGTATGTTTAATAGTATATTTGATGGCAGAGTAGTAGCAAAATTGCCATTTGTACCAATAAGTTGGATACAAGGTTTATCACATAGGAATCTACCAGGCGATGATTATACAGAgtgttcttttatatttctgtatATACTTTGTACCATGAGCATTAgacaa aatATTCAAAAAATGCTCGGCTTTGCTCCTTCAAGAACAGCTAGCAAACAAAGTGGTAGTATCTTCGGACCGCCACCTcaacaatttaaataa
- the LOC124949328 gene encoding ketohexokinase-like, which produces MQYNSKFLQEDYWYSSSMEFSNTKILTVGLSCVDIVQTCKYYPLEDCEQKSVEYKQQRGGNSSNTCTVLSLLGNLCEFLGVFSAEEYTNFLQNDMKKYNIDFSHCPEIKGVGCPVSTVILSLSTGTRTILHYNLDLPELTLKDFMQLKLQNYSWIHFEGRNITEVLSMMQNIESYNKSMRLSDKQNIEKSNKWNMTITISLEIEKSIPELLDLLSYVDIVFISKDFARSRGYNNMSETLKNISAKTKPGTIIICAWSDRGAMACISDGVTVQSPAFPPQKIIDSLGAGDTFNAGVIHYLNKVKISAKNKDKGSSNSPVKKSQSKKHDIENSKFSQTEFIDQNILQAAITFACHVAGTKIGMKGYDGLDKIFTKFE; this is translated from the exons ATG CAATATAATTCCAAATTTCTACAAGAAGATTATTGGTACTCTTCTTCAATGGAGTTCagtaatacaaaaattttaactGTTGGATTAAGCTGTGTTGATATAGTACAAACATGTAAATATTATCCTCTTGAGGATTGTGAACAAAA GTCTGTTGAATATAAACAGCAAAGAGGTGGAAATAGTTCAAATACATGCActgttctttctttgttaGGAAATTTGTGTGAATTCTTAGGAGTATTTAGTGCAGAAGAATATACTAATTTCTTACAAAATgacatgaaaaaatataatattgatttttcacATTGTCCTGAGATCAAAGGTGTTGGATGTCCTGTATCAACAGTTATACTAAGTTTAAGTACTGGAACTCGtacaattttacattataatctGGATCTACCAGAATTGacattaaaagattttatgcAACTGAAATTGCAGAACTACAGTTGGATCCATTTTGAA GgcagaaatataacagaagtATTATCTATGATGCAAAATATAGAAAGCTACAATAAGTCTATGAGATTATCAGATAAgcaaaatatagaaaaaagtaataaatggaatatgactattactattagtctggagatagaaaaatctatacctgaattattagatttattatcttatgtcgatatagtatttatatcaaaagacTTTGCAAGAAGTAGAGGATATAACAATATGAgtgaaacattgaaaaatatcagtGCAAAAACTAAACCAGg aacaattattatttgtgcTTGGAGTGATAGAGGTGCAATGGCATGTATTTCGGATGGAGTTACAGTACAATCACCAGCTTTTCCACcacaaaaaataatagacaGTCTTGGTGCTGGGGATACATTTAATGCAGGGGTTATACATTATTTgaacaaagtaaaaatttctgctaaaaataaagacaaaggTTCTTCAAACAGTCCTGTTAAAAAAAGTCAGTCAAAGAAACatgatattgaaaattcaaaatttagTCAAACAGAATTTATTGATCAAAATATTCTACAGGCAGCTATAACCTTTGCTTGTCATGTTGCTGGTACCAAAATAGGAATGAAAGGTTATGATGGTCTTGATaagatatttacaaaattcgaataa